A genomic stretch from Solanum stenotomum isolate F172 chromosome 8, ASM1918654v1, whole genome shotgun sequence includes:
- the LOC125874540 gene encoding glucuronoxylan 4-O-methyltransferase 3-like — MKENQITSKKQQTMIMNKLILSCIFFIFLLYLILRANSPSFKLKNLSINSCNKIPPSLAESFLHYATTNRTMQQKHDEISVTLKVLEKKSPCNFLVFGLGFDSLMWSSFNHNGRTVFIEESNDWIHKITKEVPSLEAYQYTYETRLDQAPELLSIGKREDSCKKNLGDPRNSKCPLALTNMPKEVYEIEWDLIMIDAPTGSFYDLPGRMKVIYTVGLLARNRENGETDVFVHDCKRYVEDKFSRNFLCEGYIRGQVRNLRHFTIPSYRSGLIESFCP, encoded by the coding sequence ATGAAAGAAAACCAAATAACAtcaaaaaaacaacaaacaatgaTCATGAACAAGCTCATATTATCATGtattttcttcatctttctcTTGTACTTGATACTAAGAGCAAACTCCCCATCTTTCAAGCTAAAAAACTTATCAATAAACTCATGCAACAAGATTCCACCATCTCTAGCTGAATCATTTCTCCACTATGCCACTACCAATAGAACAATGCAACAAAAACACGACGAAATATCAGTAACACTTAAGGTCCTTGAGAAGAAATCACCATGCAATTTCTTAGTCTTTGGACTTGGATTTGATAGCTTAATGTGGAGTTCATTCAACCATAATGGACGAACCGTCTTCATCGAAGAAAGTAATGATTGGATCCACAAAATTACTAAAGAAGTACCTTCACTAGAAGCTTACCAATACACTTACGAAACTAGACTTGATCAAGCTCCTGAGCTTCTAAGTATTGGTAAAAGAGAAGATTCTTGCAAAAAAAACTTAGGTGATCCAAGAAATTCTAAGTGTCCACTTGCCCTAACAAATATGCCAAAAGAAGTGTATGAAATTGAATGGGATTTAATCATGATTGATGCACCAACAGGTTCATTTTATGATTTACCAGGGAGGATGAAAGTGATATATACTGTTGGACTATTGGCTAGGAATAGAGAAAATGGAGAAACTGATGTGTTTGTGCATGATTGTAAAAGGTATGTTGAAGATAAATTCTCTAGGAATTTTCTTTGTGAGGGATATATTAGGGGACAAGTTAGAAATCTTAGGCACTTCACTATCCCAAGTTATAGAAGTGGTTTGATTGAGTCGTTTTGTCCTTAA